The Flavivirga eckloniae genomic interval TCTGTAACTGAGATGGTGTATTGTCCATCAAAATCTGTGATCGTACCTTTATTAGCTACTTTAATTAAAACCGTAACACCAGATATTGGCACACCCGATTCATCTGTAACGATTCCTGATACACTAAACTGTTGTCTTTTTAAATTATTTATTTTTTCTTTTATAAGGATGGTATTATTAGTCGAAAAAACCACGCTGACATTTTTTCCAGTCAAAACATGACTCAATAACTTCTTTAAACTAAAAACTCCTTTTCTAAGATTTATATCGGGAAAGTCTTTAAACAAACTATGGTGATACACGAACATATAATTTGTTTGTTTTTTAACGATCTCAAAGACCTCATCTAAAGATACAGAAGCATCCTTTTTTATAACAATTTTATCGTTTTGTGATATATGATATTTTGATGGTAAGCCAATCACCGAATTGCAAAAAGCGAACACAGTAATTATAAGCAAGACATATTTTGTGTGTTTTAATTTAATTTCATTAAATCTAGTGGTCATTTTTAGTTTTATTAAGAGGGAAACTTTTTCAATTATTATCTCCCTATAAAAAATAATTTTCGCAAACGTTTAGTAATACAATTTGCATTGAAACATCATTACACATTTTTTAAGGGATATTATTATTGTTTTTATAAAAACAATAAACAACGTTAAACTAATAACACCTAAACCATTAAACCGGGTAGTAACATATAATACATAAGTCAACTATAACCTAAAATTTTCAGCATTGTTTTCTATAAACACAAATCTGATTACCAATAGTTTACCTCTAAAATTCTTAATCTCTGCAATCAACAAAGTTGGTACATTATCAGTTTGTTTTTTTATTATAATTAATTAGAAGGGACTAAATAGAAACCAAATACAGAACAATCAAAATCTGGAATGAATTCTTTATTCTCTTTATTTCACTTCTAAACTTGTTAAATTTATAGGTGTTATTTCTTTTCTCTTTCCTCTACTTATTTCCATAAGACTACTTTCAACTTCATCTGATATGTCCATATTCGCTTGGACTATAAACTTGTGAGTACCCCTTTTTAGCCATTTAGAAAAAGTATATCTTCCACTATCATCTAATTGATGTTTTTTTGCGACCATTTTTCTAGTCCCACTACTTTCTATTTTATAAAGCATAATATTAGCAATTTGTGCAGGACGTGCATCTATTGTTACTTGCCCCGTTAGTGTGCATTGAAGTTTACTTGCAGTAAAAATGTAAATACTAGCCAATAAACCAAATATAGCATGGGGTATAGCTGTTGCTGTCCATATCATTATCTCTAATGGTTTTGGAATAGTTATAATAAAGTAAATAAATAAACCCACAAGTATTGATGAAAGAATAAATATTGACAACGCCCATATAATGTTTTTTTTTCTTATAGCTTTTAAGTGAATTATAAGAGTTATAAATCCAGCTATTAAAGCAAAAATAAGTTTATAGATATCTATCTTAGACTTAAAAGGGTTTGGAAAAACAATCCATTCTTCATTGCTTTCCTTATCATGAAGTTTTAAGTGCTTAGTTTGATAAGTTTGTTTGCTTACCTTTTCAAAAAGAAAGTCAGACATTCCAATCTCTTTATCATCAAATTCTTGAGGAAATGTAATAGCAATATTAATCGTATCTATCGTTATTGGACGTTCAAAGAGTTCTCTTTCGGGGTTTGTAATGAATGGAAAAGAAGTATTAAACTCAAATTCTGACTTTCCTTCCTGAGTGACCCCAAGTTCGTATCCATTAATAATGGAAAACTTTGCAGGGTGATTATTTGGAGAAATCACTGATAAAATAGTATAGTTTTGTCCTTTAGATAATATAGAAACTTTCACATCATTAGCAGATTCAAAAGAATACATATCTGTTAATTTAAAAGGTAAAGGTAAAAGCATAAGAGGTGATTTATTAACAACACTATCAACTATAGTAACATTAATATCAACATACATTTTTTCCTTGACAATTAGGTTAAGCTGGACATAAGATTGGGAATACCCCAAGTTATAAATAAATGCAATAAAGAGAAACGAATATATACACCTCATAATCGGTATTTAGTTTGGAACAATATTATAATCATCGTTGACATGGAAATGAATTGAACAATTAATAGAGAAATAATTAATCTTTCAACCTTTTCTTGTCTATAAAGTGAGTATTTAAGTATCTGATAATCTTTAATCACGGTACTTTTTTCAACTCTATTATAATCCTCCTTTTCTTTCTCAAAAAAACGATATTTGTCAAAAAAGAAAGGTGTTAAATGCTTAATAGCGTAAATTGACCATGAAAAAATATTAAAGATTGGAGGAATCGTTATAAATAATTTTAGTTTATAAACGATCCTAAATTCGAATATGGTCGTTGACCAGAAAACCTCAATTAGACTTGATGCTAGTAAAAAGATTATGATTCTATTATGCGAATTAGTCAAACGTTTTTGAGTAGACTCATTCTCAATCTGAATTTGTTGTAGTGAGATTTTACTTTTCATTTTTCTATATTTTAAATTCAAACGTATTTACCCAGAAAAAAACTCACAAATGCTTTAAACTTATGGTTAGTACAGGAATAATTGGTAATAAAAACTTTGCATCAAGTTATAACTAACCAAAAGAGGTTAATAACTGTTGAATTTTATGCAATATTGACTATTCACAATACACTGTAAGACTACTTTTTCTGCTTCTTTATTCTTTTTGAATCTTATAAAAATTCACCAAAAGAATATAACGCAACACAAATAGTTTCATTAAAAACTTTGTTTCTTTTATTCAGATATAGTTAAGTAGGAGATTTTGTTACTTTTTAACCCTAAAACCTTTAGATTATCTAAACAACAAAAAAACAAAAATGGGTGGTAGAAAAATATTACAAAGGTAAATTAGAATATAATAAGTAAAAAAACTCTAGTGATAGAGATGGGTGTTAAGTACAAAGAGTTGGTGAGTTTAAATAGCCCATATAAATTATCTCCACTAATACTTGGAATAAATATCACCAATATGTTCAAGCGTCATAAAACTTGACATCTTATATTTCATATTAAAAAATATCTTGAATAAAAATCAATCTTGGAATTGATAAAATACTTTTATCAAATTTAAAAAAACATACGCAACTATTCGAACCTTATAGCTCTTACAGGAGATATTTTTGTAATAATGATAGACGGTATTAAAAGCATAAGCAAACAAAGTATAAGCGTACCAATATTAAGCGCTGCAATGTAACTTAAGTTTATATATACCGGAGCTTCTGTAACGTAATATACACTCGGATCTAACGGAAATAATTTAAAATACTTTTGCGAAAAGAGAAAACCGAGTCCAATTACATTTCCCCAAAATAACCCTAAAAGGATTAAATACGTAGCATTATATAAGAACAGCTTTCTTATACTCCAATTATTACTACCCAAAGCCTTTAATATACCTATCATTTGGGTACGTTCTAGGATTAAAACCAGCAATGCGGTTATCATATTAATACCGGCCACCAGTATCATGATGCCTATAATTCCATAAATGTTTGTGTCGAATATTTGGATCCAATCAAAAATTGAAGTGTACTTATTTTTAATGGTTTCAGAGTTAAGGATGGATGGGATATCCTCATATATTTCAACACCTTTTTTATCAATCTCATTATAATCATCAATAAACACTTCAAAATTTCCTACCTGATCTGGTTTCCATCGATTCATTCTTTGTAAATGACGAAGATCGCCTATAATATAATTGGCATCAAAATCCTGAAATCCTGAGTTATATATTCCAACAATGCGATACGTAATGATATTTGGTAATTTTTCAGGATCGTCTTTACGAAATACCATTTGAAATGTATCATCAAGTTTTAGCTCTAACCTATTGGCTAAATACTGAGACATTAAAACATCTTCATTTCTCTTACCTGTAAAATCGGGAAGTCTCCCTTCTAACAAAAAATCCTTAAAATAGTCCCATTTATATTCGGCACCTACTCCCTTTAAATAAACACCCTCAAAATCGGTTTCGGTTCTAATAACTCCGAACTTTGTTATTATTGCTTGTACGTGGCTAATCCCTTCTACAGTTTTAAACTCTGGATAAAAATCATGTCCTTTTGATATGGGAAAAACACTTTCTTGCGAATTGTTACTATCGTAATTAGTAATGGTTATATGTCCATTAAATGCCACAACCTTATCACGTATCTTTTGTTGTAAGCCTATACCAGTAGCTATGGCAATCATCATAACAACAATACCTATGGCAATTGCTGCAATACCAATTTTTATAATTGGTGCCGATATACTACTTTTATACGCTTTACTACCAATAATGCGCTTTGCTATAAAAAATTCGTAATTCAAATTATATTATGAGGTTTAATATTTTCAAAAATACATTTTTATTATTTGTTATTGTAATGATTTCTTGTGCTTATAAAACAAAAAATGAAATAATTACCAAAAATGAACCACATTATTCGATAAAAAACGTAGAAAAGGATAGTTCTATTGCAGTAGGAGCCAATCAAACCGAAAATTACCTACCGTTATTAGAAAAAAAACGTGTTGGTATTGTTGCTAATCAAACAAGCGTTATTTTCAAGAAAAGCCTTACAGGAAAAAATGATTTTACTCATTTAGTTGATTCTCTGCTAGCTCTAAATATTGATATTAAAAAAGTATTTTCTCCAGAACATGGTTTTCGAGGTCGTGTTGATGCCGGCGAATTGGTTAAAGATGGTATAGATACCAAAACCAACCTACCGCTTATATCGCTTTATGGAAAGAATAAAAAGCCGACCAAAGCACAACTTGAAGGTTTGGATGTTGTTATTTTTGATATTCAGGATGTTGGTGTTCGGTTTTACACTTATATTTCTACGTTGCATTATATTATGGAAGCTTGTGCCGAACAAAATATTCCTGTTTTAATATTAGACAGACCGAACCCCAACGGACATTATATTGATGGCCCGACCTTAAAAATCGAAAACAAAAGCTTTTTAGGTATGCACCCTATACCATTGGTGCATGGCATGACGATTGGTGAATATGCCCAAATGATTAATGGTGAGAAATGGTTAAAGAATGGTTCTCAATGCAAAATAACTGTGATTCCTGTAAAGCATTACACCCACGATAGGTTTTACAGCCTGCCTATACGACCTTCTCCCAACTTGCCTAACGATCAATCAATAAAACTATATCCTAGTCTTGGACTTTTTGAGGGTACGAATATAAATGCTGGTCGGGGGACTGAATTTCAATTCCAACGATTTGGTGCTCCTTTTTTGAATAAGGATGTCTTTAATTTTAACTACACACCTGTTTCTAACTTTGGCGCTAAATACCCCAAACATAAAAACACCATGTGTTATGGTAAAGATTTAAAGGATGAAGAACTAAATGGTGTTATGACATTGAAATGGGTCATTGAAGCTTATCAAAATTCCACCGACACATCCAAATTTTTCAATACTAACAATTTTACCAAACATGCTGGCACAGATAAACTGCAACAACAAATTGAAGCAGGTTTAAGCGAAGAAACTATAAAGGCCACTTGGAAAAAAGACCTAGACGCTTTTAAACTAATTAGAAAAAAGTATTTGCTTTACGATTAATCTTTTAAAATTTGAATCAATCTATTGGGGTAATCGGTAATAATACCATTAACATTTAAATCGATCATTTTTAATAGATCCTCATTGGTATTAACCGTCCAAGGGATTATTAAAAAGTTATTAGCTTGTAATGTATTAACAGTTTTGGCATCTAACAGCTTATAGTATGGACTAATAATTTCGGGAGCGTAAGACATTTTACTCATTTTACTTTGAATACTTTCGTCTTCATCTACTAATAAAGCTACTGTTATTTTTGGGGATTGTTCTTTAATTTCCTCTAAAACCCGTAAATCGAAACTCTGCAAATTTGTTTCGTTAAAAGCATTGTTTTTATTTACAACGTCTAAAACCAACTTTACAAACTCATTTGGCTCTGGCGTATAAATGCCATCATATTCCGGTCTTGAT includes:
- a CDS encoding ABC transporter permease, whose product is MNYEFFIAKRIIGSKAYKSSISAPIIKIGIAAIAIGIVVMMIAIATGIGLQQKIRDKVVAFNGHITITNYDSNNSQESVFPISKGHDFYPEFKTVEGISHVQAIITKFGVIRTETDFEGVYLKGVGAEYKWDYFKDFLLEGRLPDFTGKRNEDVLMSQYLANRLELKLDDTFQMVFRKDDPEKLPNIITYRIVGIYNSGFQDFDANYIIGDLRHLQRMNRWKPDQVGNFEVFIDDYNEIDKKGVEIYEDIPSILNSETIKNKYTSIFDWIQIFDTNIYGIIGIMILVAGINMITALLVLILERTQMIGILKALGSNNWSIRKLFLYNATYLILLGLFWGNVIGLGFLFSQKYFKLFPLDPSVYYVTEAPVYINLSYIAALNIGTLILCLLMLLIPSIIITKISPVRAIRFE
- a CDS encoding exo-beta-N-acetylmuramidase NamZ family protein; the encoded protein is MRFNIFKNTFLLFVIVMISCAYKTKNEIITKNEPHYSIKNVEKDSSIAVGANQTENYLPLLEKKRVGIVANQTSVIFKKSLTGKNDFTHLVDSLLALNIDIKKVFSPEHGFRGRVDAGELVKDGIDTKTNLPLISLYGKNKKPTKAQLEGLDVVIFDIQDVGVRFYTYISTLHYIMEACAEQNIPVLILDRPNPNGHYIDGPTLKIENKSFLGMHPIPLVHGMTIGEYAQMINGEKWLKNGSQCKITVIPVKHYTHDRFYSLPIRPSPNLPNDQSIKLYPSLGLFEGTNINAGRGTEFQFQRFGAPFLNKDVFNFNYTPVSNFGAKYPKHKNTMCYGKDLKDEELNGVMTLKWVIEAYQNSTDTSKFFNTNNFTKHAGTDKLQQQIEAGLSEETIKATWKKDLDAFKLIRKKYLLYD
- a CDS encoding glycerophosphodiester phosphodiesterase family protein → MNCKEEKFIDIQGHRGCRGLLPENTIEAFKKAIDLGVHTLELDVAVSKDGIVVVSHEPYISRTYCLDTDGNEILEAFDKKYNLYQMTFDSIKQFDCGTKLHPRFPEQKKMKTYKPSLEEVIRISKNKNPNIKFNIELKSRPEYDGIYTPEPNEFVKLVLDVVNKNNAFNETNLQSFDLRVLEEIKEQSPKITVALLVDEDESIQSKMSKMSYAPEIISPYYKLLDAKTVNTLQANNFLIIPWTVNTNEDLLKMIDLNVNGIITDYPNRLIQILKD